The following coding sequences lie in one Pseudomonadota bacterium genomic window:
- a CDS encoding Uma2 family endonuclease produces the protein MSTLPKPHRWTREQYERVVRLGGFEPDQRLELIDGEIVDMAPQNEPHAVALCLLHDALRRAYGDGYVVRIQSPVALDAGSAPEPDLAIVPGRPRDFLTSHPSNAVLLVEIADTTLAYDRSTKRELYARNGVPEYWLVNLNQGVLEVYRSPQGSDYLEHRIVKKGETLVPSGASRAVAVADLLP, from the coding sequence ATGAGCACCCTTCCCAAGCCTCATCGTTGGACGCGCGAGCAATATGAGCGTGTAGTGCGGCTAGGAGGCTTCGAGCCCGACCAACGCCTGGAGTTGATCGACGGGGAGATCGTGGATATGGCGCCTCAGAACGAACCGCACGCGGTGGCCCTCTGCCTCCTGCACGACGCCTTGCGCCGTGCGTACGGAGACGGCTATGTAGTCCGCATCCAGTCTCCCGTAGCCCTGGACGCCGGCTCGGCACCGGAGCCCGATCTCGCGATCGTCCCGGGCAGGCCGCGGGACTTCCTCACGAGCCACCCGAGCAACGCCGTGCTCCTCGTGGAGATCGCCGACACCACGCTCGCCTACGACCGTTCCACAAAGCGGGAGCTGTATGCCCGGAATGGGGTCCCGGAATACTGGCTGGTCAACCTCAACCAGGGCGTGCTCGAGGTCTACCGGAGCCCGCAAGGCTCAGATTATCTTGAGCACCGTATTGTAAAAAAAGGTGAAACGCTCGTGCCGAGCGGGGCGAGCCGGGCGGTCGCGGTAGCCGATCTCCTGCCTTGA